The Propionibacterium freudenreichii subsp. freudenreichii genome contains a region encoding:
- a CDS encoding arsenate reductase ArsC: MSATGARRVPSIMFVCVHNAGRSQMAAALTRCLAGDRAEVRSAGTAPASEINSQVVAAMDEIGIDLLGTRPKVLTADAVQESDVVVTMGCGDSCPYYPGTRYVNWALDDPAGLSLAEVRPIRDEIRKRVIGLLDELGIHPTDR; the protein is encoded by the coding sequence ATGTCGGCCACCGGGGCCCGACGCGTGCCGTCCATCATGTTTGTGTGCGTACACAACGCCGGCCGTTCCCAGATGGCTGCGGCGCTGACGCGCTGCCTGGCGGGTGATCGGGCGGAGGTACGTTCCGCAGGAACTGCGCCGGCCAGCGAGATCAACTCCCAGGTCGTGGCCGCCATGGACGAAATCGGCATCGACCTGCTGGGGACTCGTCCCAAGGTGCTCACTGCTGACGCAGTACAGGAATCTGATGTGGTCGTCACCATGGGATGTGGGGACAGCTGCCCCTACTATCCGGGCACGCGCTACGTGAATTGGGCACTGGACGATCCGGCCGGGCTGTCGCTCGCCGAGGTGCGACCCATCCGCGATGAGATCCGGAAGAGGGTCATCGGCCTGCTGGATGAGCTGGGCATCCACCCAACCGACCGGTGA
- the pstB gene encoding phosphate ABC transporter ATP-binding protein PstB has translation MAKRIELKKLSIFYGDFKAVEDVDMMIEPRSVTAFIGPSGCGKSTVLRSLDRMLDVTPGAKVEGEVLLDGVDLYGKHIDPVRVRRQVGMVFQQPNPFPTMTIRGNVLAGLALNKRRLSKSEADEVVETSLRGSNLWEEVKDRLDRPGSSLSGGQQQRLCIARAISVKPEVLLMDEPCSALDPISTLAIEDLIQQLKEDYTVVIVTHNMQQAARVSERTGFFNIAGTGKPGHLIEYNDTETIFSNPDEAQTEDYITGRFG, from the coding sequence ATGGCAAAGCGCATCGAATTGAAGAAGCTGAGTATTTTCTACGGCGATTTCAAGGCCGTGGAGGACGTCGACATGATGATCGAGCCGCGTTCGGTGACGGCGTTCATCGGGCCCTCGGGCTGTGGCAAGTCCACCGTGCTGCGTTCCCTGGACCGCATGCTCGACGTGACGCCCGGGGCCAAGGTCGAGGGCGAGGTGCTGCTCGACGGCGTCGACCTGTACGGCAAGCACATCGACCCGGTGCGGGTGCGTCGCCAGGTGGGCATGGTGTTCCAGCAGCCCAACCCCTTCCCCACGATGACCATCCGCGGCAATGTGCTCGCCGGGCTGGCGCTCAACAAGCGTCGACTGTCGAAGTCGGAGGCCGACGAGGTGGTGGAGACCTCCCTGCGCGGCTCGAACCTGTGGGAGGAGGTCAAGGACCGCCTCGATCGCCCGGGCTCAAGCCTGTCGGGCGGCCAGCAGCAGCGCCTGTGCATCGCCCGCGCGATTTCCGTGAAGCCCGAGGTGTTGCTGATGGACGAGCCCTGCTCGGCCCTCGACCCGATCTCGACGCTGGCGATCGAGGACCTCATCCAGCAGCTGAAGGAGGACTACACGGTGGTGATCGTCACCCACAACATGCAGCAGGCCGCGCGGGTGAGCGAGCGCACCGGGTTCTTCAACATCGCCGGCACTGGCAAGCCCGGCCACCTCATCGAGTACAACGACACCGAGACGATCTTCTCCAACCCCGACGAGGCCCAGACCGAGGACTACATCACCGGTCGCTTCGGCTGA
- the arsD gene encoding arsenite efflux transporter metallochaperone ArsD yields the protein MISVFEGPLCCNTGVCGTDPDQALVNFTADLDWLRRQGVTVQRANLAQDPAAFAGSPVARAFMQVAGADGLPLVVVDGVAVSTNRYPSREELAVFAGLASAAGCCSGDAAGANAPGCCGSNNDSTGPSTEGSSCCGGSAPQALPLENTSGSAVQL from the coding sequence ATGATCTCCGTATTTGAAGGACCCCTGTGCTGCAACACCGGCGTGTGCGGCACCGACCCTGACCAAGCACTGGTCAACTTCACCGCCGATCTGGACTGGCTGCGTCGCCAGGGCGTCACCGTGCAGCGGGCCAACCTGGCCCAGGACCCGGCAGCCTTCGCCGGTTCCCCGGTGGCCCGCGCCTTCATGCAGGTGGCCGGGGCCGATGGCCTCCCCCTCGTGGTGGTCGATGGCGTGGCCGTCTCGACCAATCGCTATCCCTCGCGGGAGGAGCTGGCGGTCTTCGCGGGACTCGCCAGCGCTGCCGGCTGCTGTTCGGGTGACGCAGCCGGAGCCAATGCCCCGGGGTGCTGCGGCAGCAACAACGATTCGACGGGGCCCAGCACCGAGGGCTCGTCCTGCTGCGGCGGATCTGCCCCGCAGGCGCTCCCCCTGGAGAACACGTCCGGCTCGGCGGTGCAGCTGTGA
- a CDS encoding ArsR/SmtB family transcription factor, which produces MATELTATGTPRSTSEALSAERADRVAEVFKALSDPVRVRLMHHISANCCSSVCVCHMPADLGITQPTLSYHLTRLLKAGLISREMRGKWAHYTATAHGLDAVRAFMDGLGAVGPGTCDATDCC; this is translated from the coding sequence ATGGCGACTGAACTCACGGCAACCGGGACTCCTCGTTCAACGAGCGAGGCGTTGTCTGCGGAACGGGCCGACCGTGTGGCGGAGGTCTTCAAGGCCTTGTCTGATCCGGTGCGGGTGCGCCTGATGCATCACATCAGCGCCAATTGCTGCTCGTCGGTGTGCGTATGCCACATGCCCGCTGACCTCGGGATCACGCAGCCAACGCTGTCGTATCACCTGACCCGGCTGCTCAAGGCGGGCCTCATCTCGCGGGAGATGCGGGGCAAGTGGGCCCACTACACCGCGACTGCGCATGGACTCGATGCCGTGCGCGCCTTCATGGATGGCTTGGGCGCCGTTGGTCCAGGGACCTGCGACGCGACAGACTGCTGCTGA